TGCTGCAGATCCCCGCGTTCCTGTGCCGCCAGACCGACCTGTTGGAGGCCGCCGGTGCTACGGGCAAGCCGGTGAACGTGAAGCGCGGTCAGTGGATGCATCCCGAAGGCATGGCGGGCGCGGTGCGCAAGATCCGCGTGTCGTACCCACGCGAGCAGGTGTTCCGAGAGGGCAGCTGCGACGTGGCGGTCACCGAGCGCGGCACCTTCTTTGGCTACGGTGATCTCGTGGTCGATATGCGCAGCTTCTCGCGCATGCGTGCGGCCTGTGAGTGTCCGGTGATCTTCGATGGCACGCACTCCGTGCAGCAGCCGGGGAAGGGCGAGGCGGGATCCTCGGGCGGACTGCGCGAGCACATCCCGGCGCTGGTGAAGGCCGCGGTGGCCGCGGGTGCCGACGGACTGTTCCTCGAGACGCACCCGGAACCTGACCGTGCGCCGAGCGACGGCCCCAACATGATCCCGCTCGACCAGCTCGACGCGCTGGTGCACAAGGCCGTGGCCATCTGGGAGCTGGGCCGCCCGTGATCCTTGGCGCCTCACCCCAGGCCACCGGCGGGCTCGATGCGGCCACGGCGCAGCGCATCAAGCTCGTCTGCTTCGACG
This genomic interval from Gemmatimonadaceae bacterium contains the following:
- the kdsA gene encoding 3-deoxy-8-phosphooctulonate synthase, with the protein product MQHATFPTDRLFMIAGPCVIESDELLFRIGDHLAELARQLPGGIIFKASFDKANRSNAGAFRGPGMEEGLRALERVRERTGLPVLTDVHLPEQCAAAAQAVDVLQIPAFLCRQTDLLEAAGATGKPVNVKRGQWMHPEGMAGAVRKIRVSYPREQVFREGSCDVAVTERGTFFGYGDLVVDMRSFSRMRAACECPVIFDGTHSVQQPGKGEAGSSGGLREHIPALVKAAVAAGADGLFLETHPEPDRAPSDGPNMIPLDQLDALVHKAVAIWELGRP